From one Leptospira andrefontaineae genomic stretch:
- a CDS encoding nitric oxide reductase activation protein NorD, producing the protein MGWEEFIFKKTYNTVREIFSSEKDPSLKDKIVKLSELKPRLSVLAKSLTGENIEILTAEKEGGFQDQIYFLPECYSHGPDTFSNIQFYIFRILYISEQKKLGFYWKKGENKTRSESLKAAEETYPQIIASLRKNFPDAKSLLGSVEKTEREFQRSIIKNSNVPENLSLLYGIWMSSFPSKLENRILSQDLLSQKKENDKIETELEGIPRERIETIQADLKSQEDYTLMHQFEKVETAEEFQGNWRDFDGSDTLSEQEEAIRELDLRHTVRSNEPTHSVFRTDFFSGLFAGEVENDRSNENPISYDEWDFKKRKYRKDHCKVFPKKFPDNNHGFAQKIFQENYSVLNSLRSRMNRFFNLKTSLKRQAYGEDLDLDAALHYFSDLHCGQTPAENVYLSDRKRLREVSILLLADMSLSTDSYVDNQRILDVEKASLVLFGQICSEFGDRFRIDSFYSNTRNHCDYSNIKSFDEPWERSRDKIGLMEAKGYTRIGPAIRHSLSLIQKEKSQKRWILLLTDGKPNDYDRYEGKYGIEDVKKAIQECERSNVGVFALAIDKSAKQYLPAMLGKESYRILPNPKELPEALTDFFIKLVR; encoded by the coding sequence ATGGGTTGGGAAGAATTCATATTCAAAAAGACTTATAATACTGTCAGAGAAATTTTTTCTTCCGAAAAAGATCCTTCCTTAAAAGACAAAATTGTAAAACTTTCGGAACTTAAGCCAAGGCTTTCCGTTCTGGCAAAGTCTTTGACTGGAGAAAATATAGAAATATTAACGGCCGAAAAAGAAGGGGGGTTCCAAGACCAAATCTACTTTTTGCCGGAGTGCTATTCTCACGGACCGGACACATTCTCTAATATTCAATTTTATATATTCAGGATACTTTATATATCCGAACAAAAAAAATTAGGTTTTTATTGGAAGAAAGGGGAAAACAAGACTAGGAGTGAGTCCTTAAAGGCGGCAGAAGAAACATATCCTCAAATAATCGCTAGTTTACGGAAAAATTTTCCGGATGCAAAATCTCTTCTTGGATCTGTGGAGAAAACAGAGAGAGAATTTCAGAGATCTATAATAAAGAATTCTAATGTTCCTGAAAATCTCTCCTTACTTTATGGGATTTGGATGTCTTCTTTTCCATCAAAATTAGAGAACCGGATCTTATCTCAGGATCTGCTTTCTCAAAAAAAAGAAAACGATAAGATCGAGACTGAATTAGAAGGCATCCCGAGAGAAAGAATCGAAACAATCCAAGCGGATCTGAAATCGCAAGAAGATTATACTCTAATGCACCAATTCGAAAAGGTGGAAACCGCAGAAGAATTCCAAGGAAATTGGCGGGACTTTGATGGATCCGATACTTTATCAGAACAAGAAGAAGCAATCCGAGAATTAGATCTTAGGCATACAGTTCGTTCCAACGAGCCTACACATTCCGTTTTTAGAACCGATTTTTTTTCGGGATTATTTGCAGGAGAAGTGGAAAATGATCGTTCTAACGAAAATCCAATCTCTTACGATGAATGGGACTTTAAAAAAAGGAAATATAGAAAGGATCATTGTAAAGTATTTCCTAAAAAATTCCCGGATAATAATCACGGGTTCGCGCAAAAAATTTTCCAAGAAAATTACAGCGTATTAAATTCACTTCGATCCAGAATGAATCGATTCTTTAATCTTAAAACTTCTCTAAAAAGACAAGCTTATGGGGAAGATCTGGATCTGGACGCTGCTCTTCATTATTTTTCTGATCTTCATTGCGGACAAACTCCAGCAGAAAATGTGTATTTGTCGGATAGAAAAAGACTTAGAGAGGTTTCTATACTTCTACTCGCTGATATGAGTTTATCCACCGATTCTTATGTGGATAACCAGAGGATATTGGATGTGGAAAAAGCTTCCCTGGTATTATTCGGACAGATCTGTTCTGAATTTGGGGATCGTTTTAGGATAGATTCGTTTTATTCCAATACCAGAAATCATTGCGATTATTCTAATATAAAAAGTTTTGATGAACCTTGGGAAAGATCCAGAGATAAGATCGGACTAATGGAAGCAAAAGGATATACAAGAATAGGGCCTGCTATCCGACATTCTCTTTCTCTGATCCAGAAAGAAAAAAGCCAGAAACGTTGGATCCTACTTTTGACGGACGGTAAGCCGAATGATTATGATCGTTATGAAGGGAAATACGGAATAGAAGATGTTAAAAAAGCGATCCAAGAATGTGAAAGATCGAATGTCGGAGTTTTTGCACTTGCGATAGACAAAAGTGCAAAACAATATCTTCCTGCAATGCTCGGGAAAGAATCCTATCGGATCTTGCCGAATCCGAAAGAATTACCGGAAGCATTGACTGATTTTTTTATCAAACTGGTCCGTTAA
- a CDS encoding SRPBCC family protein: protein MAKTNYYQPDPKTDLVLERIVDVPTELVWKAWTTPEHILKWFTPAPWKTIDCEIDLKPGGIFRTTMLSPEGQEFPNSGCFLDIVENEKLVFTDIFEPGFKPTPSGGFFTAILTLEKHGNGTKYHVLARHKDEESRKKHEEMGFHEGWNAALDQLVDLMKAVR from the coding sequence ATGGCAAAAACTAACTATTACCAACCGGACCCGAAAACAGATCTAGTTCTTGAGAGGATCGTAGATGTTCCTACAGAACTAGTTTGGAAAGCATGGACCACTCCGGAACATATCCTGAAATGGTTTACCCCTGCCCCTTGGAAAACCATCGATTGCGAGATTGATCTTAAACCAGGCGGGATCTTCCGCACAACGATGTTGTCTCCAGAAGGACAAGAGTTCCCGAATAGCGGATGTTTTTTGGATATTGTAGAAAATGAAAAACTTGTATTCACAGATATTTTCGAACCTGGTTTTAAACCTACTCCAAGTGGTGGATTTTTCACCGCGATACTTACATTAGAAAAACATGGTAATGGAACCAAGTATCATGTTCTTGCTCGTCATAAAGATGAAGAGAGCAGAAAAAAACATGAAGAGATGGGTTTCCACGAAGGTTGGAACGCAGCTCTAGACCAACTAGTAGATCTAATGAAAGCAGTTCGTTAA
- a CDS encoding DUF1993 domain-containing protein, which produces MSDISIYEITVIQVIKNLEHLKRFIDKGKSFAESKKVDMDVLLNSRLAPDQYNFIRQIQLACDTAKLGAARLTGKQFQTHDDQEKTLSEIIGRIDSVVGILKGLKPEDYKEASDIKISLPRWEGKSLTGKEYALHHMIPNFFFHIVTAYDILRHNGVELGKKDYLGDFPFKS; this is translated from the coding sequence ATGTCAGACATTTCGATTTACGAAATCACAGTAATACAAGTAATCAAAAACCTAGAACATCTAAAACGATTTATAGATAAGGGCAAAAGTTTCGCCGAATCCAAAAAGGTCGATATGGATGTTTTATTAAATTCGAGACTCGCTCCGGACCAATATAATTTTATCCGACAGATCCAGCTGGCTTGTGATACGGCAAAATTAGGAGCTGCCCGCTTAACTGGAAAACAATTCCAAACACATGATGATCAGGAAAAAACTCTTTCTGAAATAATAGGAAGAATTGATTCAGTCGTTGGGATTCTGAAAGGTCTAAAACCGGAAGATTACAAAGAAGCTTCCGATATTAAAATTTCTCTGCCTCGTTGGGAAGGTAAATCGCTGACCGGAAAGGAATACGCCCTCCATCATATGATCCCGAACTTCTTCTTTCATATCGTAACTGCTTACGATATCCTCAGACATAACGGAGTCGAACTGGGTAAGAAGGATTATCTGGGAGACTTTCCTTTTAAATCATAA
- a CDS encoding ArsR/SmtB family transcription factor, with product MGPATVGELAEPFKMALPSLMQHLGVLEESSLVRSEKVGRVRTYKLTQDTMKAGEDWFVRQRTHWDRRLDQLDSYLLEMKEKENGKN from the coding sequence ATGGGGCCGGCAACTGTAGGAGAATTGGCGGAGCCTTTCAAAATGGCCCTTCCATCTCTCATGCAGCATCTAGGTGTGTTGGAAGAGTCTTCTCTGGTTCGTTCCGAAAAAGTAGGTCGTGTAAGAACTTATAAACTTACCCAAGACACGATGAAAGCGGGAGAAGACTGGTTCGTTAGACAACGCACCCACTGGGACAGAAGGCTCGATCAACTGGACAGTTACTTACTTGAAATGAAGGAGAAAGAAAATGGCAAAAACTAA
- a CDS encoding cbb3-type cytochrome c oxidase subunit I, which translates to MKYKSQKIAYWFFATCMLLLSLQIVYGFVMGFARMGFDVLHDWVPFNAARATHTNLLVVWLLTGFMGAAHYIIPDESDREIYSVKLAYIQLISLIIVGVVSIIGFHLNFWEGRKFLEIPRPLDYLVVVNVLLFLFNIGMTVWKAKRYTTTSLVLYFGLFSAALLYLPGMIQFNSQTVDSYFRWWVVHLWVEGVWELIMGGILSFLLIKLTGVDREVIEKWLYVIVGLTFLSGILGTGHHYYYIGVPEYWKWVGGFFSMLEPLAFLAMAMFAISMYRKSGRNHPNTIALFWTIGSAVMSFVGAGFLGFAHTLPQVNLYTHGTLITAMHGHLAFWGAYAMIVFAILTYAMPLLTGRKLWNNPTGLFAFWASNIGMLGMTGAFAVAGIAQVYLERKLGLDFLTVQKEIQVHFLGLILAAIVFTSGIIAFIINFARFGVPTDEALGAEQASGDISLARRS; encoded by the coding sequence ATGAAATATAAATCTCAGAAAATTGCATATTGGTTTTTTGCTACATGTATGCTCTTATTGTCCCTGCAAATAGTTTACGGATTCGTGATGGGATTTGCCAGAATGGGATTCGATGTTCTGCATGACTGGGTCCCATTCAATGCTGCAAGGGCAACACATACGAATTTGTTGGTGGTTTGGTTACTTACAGGTTTTATGGGTGCCGCGCATTATATCATTCCCGATGAATCAGACAGAGAGATCTATTCGGTAAAACTTGCTTATATCCAACTCATCTCCCTCATTATAGTGGGAGTGGTCTCTATCATCGGATTTCATCTGAATTTTTGGGAAGGAAGAAAGTTTTTAGAGATTCCTCGTCCTTTGGATTATCTGGTAGTAGTTAACGTTCTATTATTCCTTTTTAATATAGGAATGACTGTTTGGAAGGCGAAAAGATACACCACAACTTCTCTTGTTTTGTATTTTGGTCTTTTCTCCGCTGCTCTTTTGTATCTTCCTGGAATGATCCAATTCAATAGCCAAACAGTGGATTCCTATTTCCGCTGGTGGGTAGTTCATCTTTGGGTAGAAGGAGTTTGGGAATTGATCATGGGGGGTATCCTTTCTTTCCTTCTGATCAAACTTACGGGTGTGGACAGAGAAGTTATAGAAAAATGGCTGTATGTGATTGTGGGCTTAACTTTCCTTTCCGGGATCTTGGGAACAGGACACCATTATTATTATATCGGAGTTCCTGAATATTGGAAATGGGTAGGCGGGTTTTTCTCTATGTTAGAGCCTCTTGCATTCCTTGCAATGGCAATGTTTGCAATTTCAATGTATAGAAAAAGTGGAAGAAACCACCCAAATACGATCGCTCTATTCTGGACAATCGGAAGCGCGGTCATGTCTTTCGTGGGAGCAGGATTTTTAGGATTCGCTCATACACTTCCTCAGGTAAACTTATACACTCACGGAACATTGATCACTGCTATGCACGGACACCTTGCTTTCTGGGGAGCTTATGCAATGATCGTGTTTGCGATCTTAACATACGCGATGCCTTTACTTACCGGCAGAAAACTTTGGAATAATCCGACTGGGCTTTTTGCTTTCTGGGCTTCTAATATCGGAATGTTAGGAATGACCGGAGCATTTGCAGTAGCCGGTATCGCACAAGTTTACTTGGAAAGAAAGTTAGGATTAGACTTTTTGACCGTTCAGAAGGAGATCCAAGTCCACTTCTTAGGTTTGATACTTGCTGCAATTGTGTTCACTTCCGGGATTATTGCGTTCATAATCAACTTCGCACGTTTTGGAGTTCCTACAGATGAGGCCTTAGGAGCGGAGCAGGCTTCGGGAGATATTTCTCTTGCCCGTAGATCCTAA
- a CDS encoding CbbQ/NirQ/NorQ/GpvN family protein encodes MLTQGETPYYRPIGQEIEIFEHAYKNKLPILLKGPTGCGKTRFVEFMASKLGLPMTSVSCHEETSAVDLLGRFLIQGSETVWQDGPLTRSVRSGGILYIDEIAEARPDTIVSIHPLTDHRREIFIDRKNENLKAPDSFILVASYNPGYQRGWKELKPSTRQRFISIQFDYPNKETEAEILSQETGISSSVSSKLVKLAEKIRNLTELGLLESCSTRLLVDAAKLISSGLPSRLSCEVAIVQPLSDDPDTIRSLKDLVSLMI; translated from the coding sequence ATGTTGACGCAAGGAGAAACTCCTTATTATAGACCGATTGGGCAAGAGATAGAAATATTCGAACACGCTTACAAGAATAAACTTCCTATCTTGCTCAAAGGTCCTACCGGTTGTGGTAAAACTCGATTTGTAGAATTTATGGCGTCTAAATTAGGTCTTCCAATGACAAGTGTATCTTGTCATGAAGAGACTTCTGCGGTCGATCTGCTTGGAAGATTTTTGATCCAAGGTTCTGAAACAGTCTGGCAGGATGGGCCTTTGACCAGAAGTGTTCGATCCGGCGGAATATTATATATAGATGAAATTGCAGAAGCAAGGCCGGATACAATTGTTTCTATTCATCCTTTGACGGATCACAGAAGAGAAATTTTTATAGATAGAAAGAATGAAAATTTAAAGGCCCCAGATTCTTTCATACTTGTTGCTTCTTATAATCCAGGTTACCAAAGAGGTTGGAAGGAATTAAAACCTTCTACAAGACAAAGATTTATATCCATACAATTTGATTATCCGAATAAGGAAACGGAAGCGGAAATATTGAGTCAGGAAACCGGAATTTCTTCTTCTGTTTCTTCTAAACTCGTAAAACTTGCCGAAAAAATCAGAAATCTTACAGAGTTAGGATTATTGGAATCTTGTTCTACGAGACTGCTGGTGGACGCGGCAAAATTAATCTCCTCAGGTTTACCTTCTCGTTTGTCTTGTGAAGTTGCAATAGTACAACCATTAAGTGATGATCCGGATACGATCCGTTCTTTAAAAGATCTGGTCTCTTTGATGATCTGA